In a genomic window of Candidatus Thiothrix sulfatifontis:
- the rsmG gene encoding 16S rRNA (guanine(527)-N(7))-methyltransferase RsmG — translation MEVDAREKQLLNRYLQLLQRWNKVYNLTAVRDPAEMQSLHIADSLSVAPYLRGTTCLDVGSGAGLPGIPLAIIQPQRQFTLLDTNGKKTRFMQQAVLELGLSNVSVIQTRVESWQPVGCFDAIISRAFASLQDFVTFTGKHACENGILYAMKGRYPDSELAALPSGWQVMAQHTLHVPSLDAERHLLELQHV, via the coding sequence ATGGAGGTGGATGCTCGTGAAAAACAATTGCTCAACCGTTACCTGCAATTATTGCAACGCTGGAACAAAGTTTACAATCTGACAGCGGTGCGTGATCCGGCTGAAATGCAATCTCTGCATATCGCGGATAGCCTCAGTGTTGCGCCCTATTTACGGGGCACGACTTGCCTTGACGTCGGCAGCGGGGCAGGGTTGCCGGGCATTCCGCTGGCGATCATTCAGCCGCAACGTCAATTCACCTTGCTCGACACCAATGGCAAGAAAACCCGTTTCATGCAGCAAGCGGTGTTGGAGTTGGGCTTGTCTAACGTGAGCGTGATCCAAACGCGCGTCGAAAGCTGGCAGCCTGTCGGGTGTTTTGACGCGATTATCAGTCGGGCTTTCGCTTCCCTACAGGATTTTGTGACCTTTACCGGCAAACATGCCTGCGAAAATGGTATCCTCTACGCGATGAAGGGGCGCTACCCTGACAGCGAACTGGCAGCGTTGCCCAGTGGCTGGCAAGTCATGGCGCAACACACCCTGCACGTACCCAGTCTGGATGCGGAACGGCATCTGTTGGAATTACAGCACGTATAA
- a CDS encoding AAA family ATPase, which yields MTRVIAIANQKGGVGKTTTTVNLAASLAAMKRRILLVDMDPQGNATTGVGLEKHGQAVTLTDVLLGEAHAADILEELPNSSLHVLPGSPDVTTAEVKLMSRERREYHLRDALAPLLNDYDYILIDCPPSLNMLTVNALVAADGVIIPMQCEYYALEGLSALVGTIERITQTANPKLQVMGLVRTMYDPRSNLSRDVSEQIQAFFRNKVYNTAIPRNIRLAEAPSHGLSVLEYDKGSRGALAYLALAAEMLRKDSSKVAADGEKAW from the coding sequence ATGACGCGAGTTATCGCCATTGCCAATCAAAAAGGCGGCGTCGGCAAAACCACCACCACTGTGAATTTAGCCGCCTCTTTAGCGGCCATGAAACGCCGTATCCTGCTGGTGGATATGGATCCGCAAGGCAATGCCACCACGGGTGTTGGTTTAGAAAAGCACGGGCAAGCCGTCACCTTGACGGATGTGCTGTTGGGCGAAGCTCATGCCGCTGATATTTTGGAGGAGCTGCCCAACAGTTCTTTGCATGTATTACCTGGCTCACCGGATGTGACGACAGCCGAAGTCAAGTTGATGAGCCGTGAGCGGCGTGAATACCATTTGCGTGATGCGCTTGCACCCCTGCTCAATGATTACGATTACATCCTGATTGATTGCCCTCCTTCCCTCAATATGCTCACTGTTAATGCACTGGTGGCAGCAGATGGGGTAATTATTCCCATGCAATGCGAATATTACGCGCTGGAAGGTTTGAGCGCCTTGGTCGGCACGATTGAACGCATTACTCAGACGGCTAACCCTAAGCTGCAAGTCATGGGTTTGGTGCGCACCATGTACGACCCGCGCAGCAACTTATCGCGTGACGTATCCGAGCAGATTCAGGCATTTTTCCGCAACAAAGTCTACAATACCGCTATCCCGCGCAATATTCGTTTAGCAGAAGCCCCTAGCCACGGCTTATCGGTGTTGGAATACGACAAGGGCTCACGCGGTGCATTAGCTTATCTCGCCTTGGCTGCCGAAATGCTGCGCAAAGATTCCAGCAAAGTGGCAGCGGATGGAGAGAAGGCATGGTAA
- a CDS encoding ParB/RepB/Spo0J family partition protein, with amino-acid sequence MVKKPALGRGLDILLSSVRGDGEQADDTVLKKLPIERIRPGQYQPRTRMDPDALQELADSIKAHGLVQPVVVRKLGGGEYELIAGERRWRAAQLADLHEIPAVVREIPDQAAAAMSLIENIQREDLNALEEAGALRRLIDEFGLTHQQTAEAVGRSRAAVTNLLRLLELQPETKALVDAGQLEMGHARALLALQGQQQIDAAQKVAERQLSVRETERLVKSLLDTAQKPTPEFKPSPDVLKLEQTLADTLGAKVAIRYNRTGKGKLVIEYNSLDELDGILGHIQ; translated from the coding sequence ATGGTAAAAAAACCGGCTTTGGGTCGTGGTCTCGACATACTGCTCAGCTCAGTACGCGGCGACGGTGAACAGGCGGATGATACCGTTCTGAAAAAACTTCCCATTGAGCGCATTCGCCCCGGTCAGTATCAACCCCGTACCCGCATGGATCCTGATGCTTTACAAGAGCTGGCTGATTCCATCAAAGCGCATGGCTTGGTGCAGCCGGTGGTGGTGCGCAAACTTGGCGGTGGTGAATACGAGCTGATTGCCGGTGAACGCCGTTGGCGGGCGGCACAGTTGGCAGATTTGCATGAAATTCCTGCGGTCGTGCGTGAAATTCCCGACCAAGCCGCCGCCGCCATGTCGCTGATTGAAAATATCCAGCGTGAAGACCTGAATGCGTTGGAAGAAGCCGGTGCATTGCGGCGCTTAATTGACGAATTCGGTCTGACTCACCAACAAACTGCTGAAGCGGTAGGGCGTTCGCGTGCGGCTGTCACCAATCTGCTGCGCTTGCTGGAGTTACAGCCAGAAACCAAAGCCTTGGTGGATGCCGGACAGCTTGAAATGGGGCACGCTCGTGCCTTGTTAGCCCTGCAAGGTCAACAGCAAATCGACGCGGCGCAAAAAGTTGCTGAACGCCAGTTGTCGGTACGCGAAACCGAGCGCCTCGTTAAAAGCCTGTTAGACACCGCTCAAAAGCCAACACCTGAATTCAAGCCATCACCCGATGTCTTAAAGTTAGAACAAACCCTTGCCGATACCCTTGGTGCTAAGGTGGCGATTCGCTACAACCGCACCGGCAAAGGTAAGTTAGTCATTGAATACAACAGTTTAGATGAGCTTGACGGAATTCTGGGTCATATTCAGTAA
- the rpsT gene encoding 30S ribosomal protein S20, with translation MPNIASAKKRVRQSEVSRMHNRHMRTRLRTQIKNVLRAIDAGDREAALSAYQAAVPVIDSIADKGIIHKNKAARHKSRLNAHIKALQA, from the coding sequence TTGCCTAACATAGCTTCAGCTAAGAAACGTGTTCGCCAGAGCGAAGTAAGCCGTATGCACAACCGTCATATGCGCACACGGTTACGTACACAAATTAAAAATGTTCTGCGTGCTATCGACGCTGGCGACCGCGAAGCTGCTCTGTCTGCTTACCAAGCGGCGGTGCCGGTGATTGATTCGATTGCTGACAAAGGCATCATTCACAAGAACAAAGCAGCACGCCACAAAAGCCGTCTGAACGCACACATTAAAGCGCTGCAAGCCTAA
- the coaE gene encoding dephospho-CoA kinase (Dephospho-CoA kinase (CoaE) performs the final step in coenzyme A biosynthesis.), whose translation MLKVGLTGGIGCGKSTAVRRFRELGVPVIEADLIAREVVAVGQPALQEIAERFGLQALQADGALHRAWLRQTVFSDPARLQQLESILHPRIRAEILARIAACAHSAYVIVDVPLLFEKGYTQLFERILVIDCLPDQQVLRVRQRDGSDDGVITSIMQSQIARAARLQQADDIVSNAASIIDFYEKIDDLNFKYMKLSEA comes from the coding sequence ATGCTAAAGGTTGGTTTAACTGGCGGTATCGGTTGTGGCAAATCCACGGCAGTGCGGCGTTTTCGGGAACTGGGTGTTCCAGTTATTGAAGCTGACCTCATTGCCCGTGAAGTCGTCGCAGTAGGGCAGCCAGCGTTGCAGGAAATTGCTGAGCGCTTTGGTTTACAGGCACTTCAAGCCGATGGTGCGCTTCATCGTGCGTGGTTGCGTCAAACCGTTTTCAGTGACCCGGCACGCTTACAGCAACTCGAATCGATTCTTCATCCGCGCATTCGCGCTGAAATCCTTGCCAGAATTGCTGCTTGTGCGCACAGCGCTTATGTGATCGTTGACGTCCCCCTATTGTTTGAAAAGGGCTATACTCAACTTTTCGAGCGAATCTTGGTAATTGATTGTTTGCCAGATCAGCAAGTGTTGCGTGTCCGGCAACGTGACGGCAGTGATGATGGTGTGATTACGTCTATCATGCAGTCGCAAATTGCTCGCGCGGCACGTTTGCAGCAAGCTGACGATATTGTTAGCAACGCTGCGTCTATTATTGATTTTTATGAAAAAATTGACGATTTAAATTTCAAATACATGAAATTGTCAGAAGCTTAG
- the zapD gene encoding cell division protein ZapD has protein sequence MMIYAQPLSEDIRRISEPYMIGYEQPLNEKIRLFMRLELLMGRFQYHISADPKPEDTVAALHLLLDLYNLSARLDVKSEILKEIDRMGQSARLLLRREDADATRLDAVLEKLNHHSDVLYQQRGQLGQHLKTHTFFNSLRQRSTLPGGLNGFDIPLFHYWQEQAINVRVDDLREWIEPYVTANAAARELLNIVRDFGERHAEVAKEGFYQSMLETRKPYQMMRVELPDSVDYYPEISAGKQRFTLRFVNADMLAERGKQNQKDVNFTLVLCSF, from the coding sequence ATGATGATTTATGCACAACCGCTGAGTGAAGATATTCGCCGAATTTCCGAGCCATACATGATTGGTTATGAGCAGCCGTTAAACGAAAAAATCCGTTTGTTTATGCGATTGGAATTGCTAATGGGGCGATTTCAATACCATATTTCTGCTGATCCCAAACCTGAGGATACGGTAGCGGCATTGCATTTGTTGCTGGATTTGTACAATCTTTCTGCCCGCCTTGATGTCAAAAGTGAAATCTTGAAAGAAATTGACCGTATGGGGCAATCCGCACGCTTGCTGTTGCGCCGTGAAGATGCGGATGCCACACGTCTTGATGCAGTATTAGAAAAGCTTAACCACCATAGCGACGTGTTGTACCAGCAACGCGGGCAACTGGGGCAACATTTGAAGACTCATACGTTTTTCAACAGTTTGCGCCAACGCTCCACTTTGCCGGGTGGTTTGAATGGCTTTGATATTCCGCTGTTCCATTATTGGCAAGAGCAAGCGATCAATGTGCGAGTTGATGATTTGCGTGAATGGATTGAGCCTTATGTGACCGCCAATGCTGCCGCTCGTGAGTTGCTGAATATTGTGCGTGATTTCGGTGAGCGTCATGCAGAAGTGGCTAAGGAAGGTTTCTACCAGTCGATGCTGGAAACGCGTAAGCCTTATCAAATGATGCGGGTGGAACTGCCCGATAGTGTTGATTATTATCCTGAAATCAGTGCAGGAAAACAGCGTTTCACGCTGCGCTTTGTGAATGCAGACATGCTGGCAGAGCGTGGTAAGCAAAATCAAAAAGATGTGAATTTTACCTTGGTACTGTGTTCTTTCTGA
- a CDS encoding DUF2914 domain-containing protein, whose amino-acid sequence MLNRYQQATAYLILIGTLAIGTPLSKAEEAVITHPTSTTLPVPSAPPNPAPDSTLAPQVTRAAFTTGITAREPNDQLNRVSAGQNIYYFTELLNLQGRVITHRWEKDGAFQLGLQFPVGGQRWRVHSNKMIAPNLPGAWKVSVINDDGSVLHQDTLVVEAIAAVEPVTATPGRLPETSAAPAAPPVSTPKPEPALQAIWDTLPR is encoded by the coding sequence ATGTTAAACCGTTATCAACAAGCAACCGCATACTTAATACTCATCGGCACGTTAGCGATTGGTACGCCGCTGAGCAAGGCGGAAGAAGCCGTTATTACTCATCCCACTAGCACGACTTTACCCGTGCCCTCAGCACCGCCCAATCCAGCGCCTGACAGCACGCTTGCACCACAAGTAACCCGCGCTGCATTCACCACGGGCATTACCGCCCGCGAACCCAATGACCAGTTAAACCGTGTCAGCGCAGGACAAAATATCTATTACTTCACAGAGCTGCTTAACCTGCAAGGGCGCGTTATCACGCATCGCTGGGAAAAAGATGGCGCATTCCAACTCGGTTTACAATTTCCGGTGGGTGGGCAACGCTGGCGCGTGCACTCTAACAAAATGATTGCCCCCAATCTGCCCGGTGCTTGGAAAGTCAGTGTCATCAATGACGACGGCTCAGTATTACATCAAGACACGTTAGTGGTTGAGGCAATTGCAGCGGTTGAACCCGTGACAGCAACCCCCGGAAGATTGCCAGAGACCTCGGCAGCACCGGCTGCTCCGCCCGTTAGCACCCCCAAGCCCGAACCAGCGCTTCAAGCCATTTGGGATACCTTACCGCGCTAA
- a CDS encoding exodeoxyribonuclease VII small subunit, which yields MPRKQAEVSTTPANFETAMLALETLVQRMESGELSLEDSLKEFERGVLLTRQCQEALKAAEQRVKLLSADGQESDFPQQGDA from the coding sequence ATGCCGAGAAAACAGGCGGAAGTCAGCACTACCCCAGCCAATTTTGAAACCGCGATGCTGGCGTTGGAAACGTTGGTGCAGCGCATGGAAAGTGGCGAGTTATCCTTGGAAGATTCCCTCAAAGAATTTGAACGTGGCGTGTTATTAACGCGACAGTGCCAAGAAGCGCTGAAAGCGGCAGAGCAACGAGTCAAATTGCTGAGTGCGGATGGTCAGGAAAGTGACTTTCCGCAGCAAGGGGATGCCTGA
- the ispA gene encoding (2E,6E)-farnesyl diphosphate synthase gives MLNVRNRLQAWQGRIESVLESVLPPATTHPAVLHQALRYSVLDGGKRMRPLLVYATGEALGIAPEHLDIPAAAVELIHVYSLVHDDLPAMDNDDLRRGKPTCHKAFDEPTAILVGDALQALAFQVLAAHPRMTASPAQRLRMIELLGQAAGSRGMVGGQALDLAAVGGTLTEIALENMHIHKTGALIRASVLLAAYSVEALDAQRLQQLDHFAKCIGLAFQVQDDILDVESDTQTLGKIRGADEAAGKPTYPSIIGLSASKTKLQDLYDEALDALVSFDESAHLLREIAEFTVKRIR, from the coding sequence ATGCTGAATGTGCGTAACCGTTTGCAAGCTTGGCAGGGGCGTATTGAATCGGTGTTGGAGAGTGTCTTGCCACCGGCGACGACGCATCCGGCAGTATTACATCAAGCGCTGCGCTATTCGGTGCTGGATGGCGGCAAACGGATGCGCCCGTTGTTGGTGTATGCCACCGGGGAAGCCTTGGGGATTGCGCCGGAGCATTTGGATATTCCAGCGGCTGCGGTGGAGCTGATTCATGTGTATTCACTGGTGCATGACGATTTACCAGCGATGGATAATGATGATTTGCGTCGGGGTAAACCAACCTGTCATAAAGCGTTCGATGAGCCGACCGCGATTTTGGTAGGGGATGCTTTGCAAGCCTTGGCATTTCAAGTATTGGCGGCACACCCCCGGATGACAGCTTCACCTGCGCAACGTTTGCGGATGATTGAGCTGCTGGGGCAGGCAGCGGGTTCTCGCGGCATGGTCGGTGGGCAAGCGCTTGATTTGGCAGCCGTGGGAGGAACCCTGACCGAGATAGCGTTGGAAAACATGCACATCCACAAAACCGGCGCATTGATCCGTGCGAGCGTGCTATTGGCGGCGTATAGTGTGGAAGCATTGGATGCGCAGCGCTTGCAACAATTGGATCATTTTGCGAAATGCATCGGTTTGGCGTTCCAAGTGCAGGACGATATTTTGGATGTGGAAAGTGATACCCAGACCTTGGGTAAAATCCGTGGCGCTGATGAGGCTGCCGGTAAGCCGACGTATCCTTCCATCATTGGCTTGTCCGCATCCAAAACCAAGCTACAAGATTTGTATGACGAAGCGCTGGACGCTTTGGTATCCTTCGATGAATCGGCGCATTTGTTGCGTGAAATTGCCGAGTTCACGGTTAAGCGCATACGATAA
- the dxs gene encoding 1-deoxy-D-xylulose-5-phosphate synthase — translation MLNTIYSPDALRQLELEQLPAVCAQVREFLLNSVSTGGGHFSSNLGTVELTVALHFAFDTPRDKLVWDVGHQAYPHKILTGRREQMSSIRQKDGLAGFPKRSESEYDTFGVGHSSTSISAALGMALAAQHKGEDYHSVAIIGDGALTAGMAYEAMNHAGDLDADLIVILNDNEMSISPNVGALRKYLTRLLTGRMYSTMRESGKKALSHSKSLSKLVKLTEEHMKGMVLPGTLFEEMGFKYYGPIDGHDVEELVRVLQNLKNIKGPRLLHVLTQKGKGYEPAEEDPCTYHGVVPFNLKTGLVTNAKKSTPTYTQVFGQWLCDMAAQDARLIGITPAMCEGSGLVAFSERFPERYFDVGIAEQHAVTLAAGLACEGLKPVVAIYSTFLQRAYDQLIHDVAIQNLPVVFAIDRAGLVGADGPTHSGNYDLSFLRCIPNMVVMAPADENECRQMLYTAFQMDCPTAVRYPRGKGIGIEPQTAMQALPLGKAIKLRTGHAIAIVLFGSLLLEAQAAATELNATLVNMRFVKPLDKAMLRELAQSHELLVTLEDNAIMGGAGSAVNEYLHEAGIVVEVLNLGLPDRYIEHAQREEQLASCGLDAAGIVQRVNAGYGGRIRNGVTLYPVPQYGTH, via the coding sequence GTGCTTAATACGATTTATTCGCCTGACGCCCTGCGTCAGTTAGAACTGGAGCAATTGCCAGCAGTGTGCGCCCAAGTGCGCGAATTTTTGCTGAATTCAGTCTCCACTGGCGGAGGGCATTTTTCCTCCAATTTAGGCACGGTCGAGCTGACGGTGGCGCTGCATTTCGCGTTTGACACGCCCAGAGACAAGCTGGTGTGGGATGTGGGGCATCAGGCATACCCGCATAAAATTCTCACCGGGCGACGCGAGCAGATGAGCAGTATTCGCCAAAAAGATGGCTTGGCGGGTTTCCCGAAACGCAGCGAAAGTGAATACGATACCTTTGGGGTGGGGCATTCCAGTACCTCGATCAGCGCGGCCTTGGGCATGGCGTTAGCCGCGCAGCACAAAGGCGAAGATTACCATTCGGTGGCGATTATCGGTGACGGTGCCTTGACGGCGGGGATGGCGTATGAGGCGATGAACCACGCGGGTGATTTAGACGCTGACCTGATCGTGATTCTCAATGACAATGAAATGTCGATTTCGCCCAACGTGGGGGCGTTGCGTAAATATTTGACGCGCTTGTTGACCGGGCGCATGTATTCGACCATGCGCGAAAGCGGTAAAAAAGCCCTGTCGCACAGCAAATCGCTGTCAAAATTGGTGAAGTTGACCGAAGAACACATGAAGGGCATGGTGTTGCCGGGTACTTTGTTTGAGGAGATGGGCTTCAAATATTACGGCCCGATCGACGGGCATGACGTGGAAGAGCTGGTGCGGGTTTTACAAAATCTCAAAAATATCAAAGGCCCGCGTTTACTGCATGTCTTAACACAGAAAGGCAAAGGCTACGAGCCAGCAGAAGAAGACCCCTGCACTTATCATGGCGTGGTTCCGTTCAATCTGAAAACGGGATTGGTTACTAACGCAAAAAAATCCACTCCCACGTACACGCAAGTATTCGGGCAATGGCTCTGCGATATGGCAGCACAGGATGCGCGTTTGATAGGCATTACCCCGGCAATGTGTGAGGGTTCGGGTTTGGTGGCGTTTTCGGAACGTTTCCCCGAACGGTATTTCGATGTGGGGATTGCGGAACAACACGCGGTGACATTGGCGGCGGGCTTGGCGTGTGAAGGCTTGAAGCCGGTAGTGGCGATTTATTCGACCTTTTTGCAACGCGCGTATGATCAATTGATACACGATGTGGCTATTCAGAATTTGCCGGTGGTGTTTGCAATTGATCGCGCGGGTTTGGTCGGGGCGGATGGCCCTACGCATTCGGGGAATTACGATTTGTCGTTCTTGCGTTGCATCCCGAATATGGTCGTGATGGCACCTGCCGATGAAAACGAATGCCGTCAGATGTTGTACACTGCTTTTCAGATGGACTGCCCCACCGCAGTACGTTACCCACGCGGCAAAGGGATTGGCATTGAACCCCAAACGGCGATGCAAGCGCTTCCATTAGGCAAAGCGATCAAGTTGCGCACTGGTCACGCGATTGCCATTGTGTTGTTTGGTTCGCTCTTGCTGGAAGCACAAGCCGCCGCCACTGAGTTGAATGCCACGCTGGTCAATATGCGCTTTGTCAAACCGCTGGATAAAGCGATGTTGCGGGAATTGGCGCAATCCCACGAACTGTTAGTGACCCTGGAAGATAATGCGATCATGGGTGGCGCGGGCAGCGCAGTAAACGAATATTTGCACGAAGCGGGCATCGTGGTGGAAGTGCTGAATCTGGGCTTGCCGGATCGTTACATCGAACACGCGCAGCGCGAGGAGCAACTCGCCAGTTGTGGTTTGGATGCGGCAGGTATTGTACAACGCGTCAACGCGGGTTATGGTGGGCGGATTCGCAATGGCGTAACCTTGTACCCTGTGCCACAATACGGTACCCATTAA
- a CDS encoding DoxX family protein yields MKFLVGFFSLEWMRIFDFIAPLVIRLFLAPMFWVAGVKHLGLFSSSDFVIYNPLTWVNTEAFQQSAVAMGNTVLSGLGAETLLILIGTIEIVAAILLVLGFAVRWVVLALMFVVVVLALIAMGEAGFLTTMQQLVMSHGYTDMTNTVTEAYLVYFVLLLALFFMGAGRWFSLDWYIYRGFMKRIDSKMAHHDPFEIDATDEPGIHKL; encoded by the coding sequence ATGAAGTTTCTTGTTGGCTTTTTCAGCCTCGAATGGATGCGTATTTTTGATTTTATTGCGCCGTTGGTTATCCGTTTGTTCCTCGCCCCGATGTTTTGGGTGGCAGGCGTTAAACACTTAGGGCTGTTTTCCAGTTCTGATTTTGTGATTTATAATCCTTTGACTTGGGTCAATACCGAGGCTTTTCAGCAAAGTGCCGTGGCAATGGGCAACACTGTTTTATCGGGGCTCGGCGCAGAAACCCTGCTGATTTTGATCGGTACAATCGAAATTGTCGCTGCTATCTTGCTGGTATTGGGCTTTGCGGTGCGTTGGGTAGTGTTAGCGCTGATGTTTGTCGTGGTCGTGTTGGCGCTGATTGCGATGGGCGAAGCCGGATTCCTCACTACCATGCAACAACTGGTTATGAGCCACGGCTATACCGACATGACAAACACTGTGACAGAAGCGTACTTGGTGTATTTCGTGCTGTTGCTGGCCTTGTTTTTCATGGGAGCGGGGCGCTGGTTCAGTTTGGATTGGTACATTTATCGCGGTTTCATGAAACGCATTGACAGTAAAATGGCTCACCATGATCCGTTTGAAATTGATGCGACTGACGAGCCTGGCATCCACAAACTGTAA
- the rpoH gene encoding RNA polymerase sigma factor RpoH: MINAMMLKGQTLPVPVGNLESYIHAIHAIPVLEVQEERELAERLKYASDLEAARQLILHNLRFVVKVARGYSGYGLPLGDLVQEGNVGLMKAVKRFDPDMNVRLISFAVHWIRAEIHEFILRNWKIVKVATTKAQRKLFFNLRSSKKRLGWLNHAEAQSMADDLGVTTAEVLEMEKRMSAHDVSFDLSVDQDDDDSANFSPSQYLVAEAADPAEMLEAEEWDTYTRGRFQTALANLDARSRDILASRWLAEEKATLHELADKYNVSAERIRQLENAAVSKLRLAVVEAA, translated from the coding sequence ATGATCAACGCAATGATGCTCAAAGGGCAGACACTTCCAGTTCCGGTGGGGAATCTGGAAAGTTACATCCACGCGATTCACGCCATTCCGGTGTTGGAAGTACAAGAAGAACGTGAATTAGCCGAACGCCTTAAATACGCCAGTGATCTGGAAGCCGCGCGGCAGCTCATTTTGCACAACTTACGTTTTGTGGTGAAAGTTGCGCGTGGTTACAGCGGTTACGGTTTGCCACTGGGTGATTTGGTGCAAGAAGGCAACGTTGGCTTGATGAAAGCGGTGAAGCGTTTCGACCCGGATATGAATGTGCGCCTGATTTCGTTTGCGGTGCATTGGATTCGGGCCGAAATTCACGAATTCATTTTGCGCAACTGGAAAATCGTCAAAGTGGCGACGACCAAAGCGCAACGCAAACTGTTCTTCAATTTGCGCAGCAGCAAAAAGCGCTTGGGCTGGTTGAATCATGCAGAAGCGCAGTCGATGGCTGACGATTTGGGCGTGACGACCGCTGAAGTATTGGAAATGGAAAAGCGCATGAGTGCGCACGATGTTTCATTTGACCTCAGCGTTGACCAGGATGATGACGATTCCGCCAATTTTTCCCCTAGCCAGTATTTGGTAGCAGAAGCGGCTGACCCAGCGGAAATGTTGGAAGCCGAAGAGTGGGATACTTATACCCGTGGGCGTTTTCAAACCGCTTTGGCTAATTTGGATGCGCGTAGCCGTGATATTTTGGCAAGTCGGTGGTTGGCTGAAGAAAAAGCAACTTTGCACGAGCTGGCGGATAAATACAATGTGTCGGCGGAACGCATTCGCCAATTGGAAAATGCGGCGGTGAGTAAATTGCGCTTAGCCGTGGTGGAAGCCGCATAA
- a CDS encoding HNH endonuclease: protein MQHMISLNQLILRTDVSGMPLEWIHFQTAVKLYYSEQVAYTCGTPILAVRGGINAITGQRSQIVLNSIIATHGSKQQLHQHYVPPLSNPLLFRRDNHICMYCGQPFQERDLSRDHVRPLVLGGPDRWTNVVAACKPCNSRKGGRTPEQAHMPLLAVPFQPTYAEYIFLQGRNILADQMEFLSAHFPRTSKLRERGQLKGF, encoded by the coding sequence ATGCAGCACATGATCAGCTTAAACCAACTAATCCTGCGCACTGACGTTAGCGGGATGCCGTTGGAATGGATTCATTTCCAAACGGCAGTCAAATTGTATTATTCCGAGCAAGTGGCTTACACCTGCGGGACACCTATTCTCGCCGTTCGGGGCGGCATTAATGCCATCACCGGGCAACGCAGCCAGATTGTCTTGAATTCCATCATTGCCACGCACGGCAGCAAACAGCAATTACACCAGCATTATGTGCCACCGCTCAGTAACCCCTTGCTGTTCCGGCGTGATAACCACATTTGCATGTATTGCGGGCAACCTTTTCAGGAACGAGATCTGTCCCGCGATCACGTGCGCCCGTTGGTGCTGGGTGGCCCGGATCGTTGGACGAATGTGGTAGCCGCTTGCAAGCCGTGTAATAGCCGTAAAGGTGGGCGTACCCCGGAGCAGGCGCACATGCCGCTGTTGGCAGTTCCGTTTCAGCCAACCTATGCCGAATACATTTTTTTGCAGGGGCGCAATATTCTTGCTGACCAGATGGAATTCTTGAGTGCGCATTTCCCGCGAACCAGCAAGTTACGCGAACGTGGGCAATTGAAAGGATTTTAA